The DNA sequence TCAGCCCGTAGCCCACACAGACGGCTTATGGAATGCCCTCGGAATGGTTTTAGTCGGCTGGGCAAGCGTTCTTTTGGGCGGCTGTCCTTTAAGGCAGCTCATATTGACAGGTGAAGGAAACAGCGATTCAGCAATTACCGTTGCAGGGCTTATCGCAGGTGCTGCCTTTGCCCATAACTTCGGTCTTGCTTCTTCCGGTAAGGGACCGACAAGTGCCGGAATGATTGCTGTTGTTGTAGGTTTGGTTCTTACAGCTTTTGTAAGTATCTATTATTCTTTGAAAAATAAATAAGTTTTTATTAGGAGAAGATTATGTCTGATATTATTGTAGATGCTAGAGGGCTTGCTTGCCCTGAGCCTGTGGTTTTAACCAAGAAAGCTCTTGCAGCAAATTCTGCCTTCGTTGTGTTGGTAGATAACGAAACATCAAAAGAAAATATAAAACGCTTTTGCGATAATGCAAAGGCTAAAACAAAGATTGAACCCAGCGATGACGGCTGGAAAATTGCCGTATCAAAATAATGAAAGAGTATTTAATTACCTTTCATACACATTATGATTCTCTTGTCTGCATGAGGGCCGTGAACAAAACGGATAATGCTAAGACAGGAGAGTTGACTGCAAAATTGGTTCCGGTGCCTCGCTCTGTAAGTTCAAGCTGCGGCACTGCATTAAAATTAATTTTTAAAGAAGGCCTTGCTTTTGATAAAGATTATTTTAGTCAATTTGATTACGATGCTTTTTATTCTTTAAGTGAAGATAGTAAGTATGTTGAAGTGTGATCGGTCATCTCTAAAAACCTTGT is a window from the Treponema denticola genome containing:
- a CDS encoding DUF3343 domain-containing protein yields the protein MKEYLITFHTHYDSLVCMRAVNKTDNAKTGELTAKLVPVPRSVSSSCGTALKLIFKEGLAFDKDYFSQFDYDAFYSLSEDSKYVEV
- a CDS encoding sulfurtransferase TusA family protein, with the protein product MSDIIVDARGLACPEPVVLTKKALAANSAFVVLVDNETSKENIKRFCDNAKAKTKIEPSDDGWKIAVSK